The DNA region GAGACCTCTTGCGCCAGGCGACCGCATCGCCGTGGTCGCCCCTTCGAGCCCCTTCGAATCCGCCAACCTCGACCGTGGCCTCGAATGGCTGCGCGCGCAAGGCTATGACGCCGTGGTGGCGCAGAGCGCCCACCAGCGACACCGCTACCTGGCAGGAACCGATGCGGCCCGCGCGACCGACCTGCAGCGCGCGCTCGTCGACCCCACCATCGCCGCCGTCATCTGCGCCCGCGGTGGTTATGGCTCGGCTCGGCTGCTCTCCCATCTCGAGGCTTCGGCCATTCGGCCGCACTGCAAGCTCGTCTGCGGCTTCTCCGATGTGACCACGCTCCATCTGTGGCTCAACCAGGCCTGCGGATGGGTGACCTTTCACGGCCCGATGATCGCCACGCGATTCGCGGGCGAGGGGTTCGACAGCGACACCGCCACCTCGCTGCTCGCCGCCCTGCGGGGCGAGACCGCCGCGGTGCACGCCCCAGACGCACGCACCGCGGTGCCTGGCCGCGCCCACGGGCGCCTCGTGGGGGGGAACCTGACCCTGCTCTGTCACAGCATCGGCACGGCGCACGAGGTCGATACCGACGGCGCCCTGCTGCTCATCGAGGACGTGCACGAGTCACCCTACCGAATCGACCGCATGCTCACCCATCTGCGCCAGGCCGGCAAGCTCGTGGGGGTGAGAGGCGTCATCGTGGGTGAGATGGAGGACTGCGCCGCGCCGGACGACGCCGGCTACACCCTCGACGAGGTCATCGCAGACTGCCTCTCCGGCTTGTCGGTTCCCACGGTGACGCACTTCCCCATCAGCCACGGCGCGCCCAACCACACCGTCGCCCTGGGCATCGAATACGAGCTCGACGCCGACGCGAAGCGCCTCTTGCCCTTGGAGCCCTCCCACCGATCTGACGGCTAGCTGGTTGCGCCTCCCCGCCGGCGACGTCGCTCGATGACGAGCATGAGCGACATGACGAGGGCGGTGAAGACGGTGAGGGTGAGGCCGTAGAGGAAGGAGCGCGGGCGGAAGCGCATGACGATCTCGTGTCGCCCCGCTTCGAGGGGAATCGCCCGCAGCGCGCCGTTGGCCCGCAGCACCTCCACCGATCTGCCGTCCACCGTGCAGGTCCACCCTGGGTAGAAGATCTCCGAGAACACGAGCAGCCCAGCGCGATCGAGCTCGGCGGTGAGCGCGATGAGATCGGCCTCGTAGCGCTGCGGCGTGACGCGCGCGTTCACACGGCCGCCCAGCGGCGGGCTCGGGAACGAGGGCGCCGCCTCGAGGAGCACCTCGCTCCGGGGGTCGAACCCGGGCGCGCGGATGACGGCAAAGATGTCTTGTGGGTTGGAGATGACCCGATATCCCGGCACCGCCCAGGCGAGACCGAGCGCTCCCTCTACACGACGGGCGCGCAACCCGCCACGTCCCCCCGACAACCGATATCGCGCGGCGTCGCGGCCCGCGCCATCGACATCGAGCTCGAGCACGTCGGTGAGGTTGAGCATGCGCGTCATGGCCGACTCGGCAGGCAGCATGACAAAGAACCCGTTGTGATGCATGTAGCCCGGGTCTCCAGGCCCCTGACCGTGCCCCGCCTGGCTGTAGTAGAGATAATCGATGTAGGGGCGCAGGAAGAGCGGGTTGGTGCCCTGCACGTTGCGCACACCGAAAGGAGCGCACCACGTGGCGATCTGCGTGGGTATGTCAACGCTGGTGTGCGTGACCACGCGGCCCACGTCCGGACGGGCGGCGAGGTCGCGCACGATGGCCAGATCGCCAGACGCCGCGGGAGAAGGCTCCGCGTGCACGTAGGCGCCGGCAAAGGCCAGGAGATCGACCCCCACCAGCAGCACGAGACCGGTTGCCGCAACGGCTCGACGCCCTCGCAGCCGCCCGACGGCCGCGCACGCCAGCGTGGAGAAGAGCAGCAGCAGGGTCCAGCGCGCCTGCGGAAAGGCGAATCCGAACGAGGCGCGGGCATGCAGCACGAGGGCCACCAGACCGAAGAAGGCCACAAAGCACGCCGCGAGAGGCACGGCCGAAGAGATCGCCTCGCGGTCGCGCGTGGAACGGTAGCCGCAGAGCGCCTGCACCCCGTGGCCGGCAAGCACCGAGACCCCCACGACCGTCAGCACCATCCATCGGGGGGGGACCCTGAACTTGCCGAATCCGGGCAGGAGAGCGCGCAGGACGTCGTGACCACCCAGCTCGCCCACGTGCACGTTGTTCCCCAGCGAGATCACGAGCCCGAGCAGCGCGCAGGTCAAGAAGAAACCGATGCGCAGCCCCGCGCGATGCGCGTCTCCCAGAGCCGCCGCAACCAGAACGAGCGTCACGGCGCCGACGTAGAAGCACTCCTCGTGAAAGGTGTATCCGCCGCTCCACGTGCCTTCCACCGGATTCCCGAAGACGTAGGGATTGAGCAGTGTCCAGAGCATGCGGGGCGCCGCGGTGCCGATGCTCGACCAGGCCGAGGAGACCGCGGGCTGCCGCGCCGTGAAGGCCGTGAGCTCGACCATCGGAACCAGCTGAAGGCCCGCCAGGCCCAGCGCCAGCAGCGGCACCGTGGCACCGATGAGCGCGAAGCGCACCTTGCGCCCTGGCGTTGACGCCTCGTCACCGATCAGCAGGAAGATCATCCAGG from Pseudomonadota bacterium includes:
- a CDS encoding LD-carboxypeptidase; its protein translation is RPLAPGDRIAVVAPSSPFESANLDRGLEWLRAQGYDAVVAQSAHQRHRYLAGTDAARATDLQRALVDPTIAAVICARGGYGSARLLSHLEASAIRPHCKLVCGFSDVTTLHLWLNQACGWVTFHGPMIATRFAGEGFDSDTATSLLAALRGETAAVHAPDARTAVPGRAHGRLVGGNLTLLCHSIGTAHEVDTDGALLLIEDVHESPYRIDRMLTHLRQAGKLVGVRGVIVGEMEDCAAPDDAGYTLDEVIADCLSGLSVPTVTHFPISHGAPNHTVALGIEYELDADAKRLLPLEPSHRSDG